A stretch of Parachlamydia sp. AcF125 DNA encodes these proteins:
- the uvrC gene encoding excinuclease ABC subunit UvrC, whose protein sequence is MPFDPKTLALYPTHPGVYLMKNHGGLVLYVGKAKNLRLRLKQYFVSSGDGREMIPFLIPQVETIETISVNSEKEALLLESHLIKKHKPKYNALLKDDKSYVALKINVKHPWPLLSLERYRGKPKAEGVYFGPYAHAGAARRTLDLLHRLFPLRQCSDAEFSRRSRPCILYDMKRCIAPCVLKCSQEEYQVQVNRTIKFLRGQNKEIVQEMYKEMETYAEKLEFEKAAKILDTIRYIEKTVEPQYVDSVSGKDADALGVYRQGEDVMLCQLQFREGRLTASQSFNFTKIAEDDAELLTSFMLQHYQDKDFLPHEILLPIEIEDEASLTELLSENRARKTQIYSPKRGSKSVLIEMAQANAEASFKKEKDEQTLRENILLAMQEQFHLTNYPKKIECIDNSHIAGTEHVSTVIAFSEGKKDPKNYRTYKLKQVGPADDYGAMREVLSRRYGKAKDENTLPDLLIVDGGKGHLNLALKVLAELDIVSVNVIGIAKEQGRHDRGLTSEQVFLPNVKDPLILKVTSPVLFMVQQIRDEAHRFVIKFHRKRMQKRTIKSALDDVPGIGPTKKRALLKHFGSVKKMKEASDEEFKKVKGITPHNIEQLRQFLKMETKHGDDAQ, encoded by the coding sequence ATGCCTTTTGATCCCAAAACGTTAGCTCTTTACCCCACTCATCCGGGCGTGTATTTGATGAAAAATCACGGAGGGCTGGTTTTATATGTTGGCAAAGCCAAGAATCTCCGCCTCCGCCTTAAACAGTATTTCGTGTCCAGCGGCGATGGACGGGAAATGATCCCTTTTTTAATTCCCCAAGTTGAAACGATTGAAACGATTAGCGTCAACTCTGAAAAAGAAGCTCTTTTATTAGAAAGCCATTTAATTAAAAAGCATAAACCTAAGTACAATGCTTTATTAAAAGATGATAAAAGTTACGTGGCTTTAAAGATAAATGTTAAACATCCCTGGCCTCTCCTCAGCTTGGAACGTTATCGCGGCAAGCCAAAAGCAGAGGGGGTCTATTTTGGACCGTATGCGCATGCGGGGGCAGCGCGTCGTACCCTTGATCTTCTTCACCGATTGTTCCCTCTTCGGCAATGCTCGGATGCCGAATTTTCCCGTAGAAGCCGCCCTTGTATTCTGTATGATATGAAACGTTGCATTGCCCCTTGTGTTCTAAAATGCTCTCAAGAGGAATACCAGGTGCAAGTTAATCGAACGATTAAATTTTTACGGGGCCAAAATAAAGAAATCGTGCAAGAAATGTATAAGGAGATGGAAACTTATGCAGAAAAGTTAGAGTTTGAAAAAGCGGCCAAGATATTAGACACGATCCGGTACATAGAAAAAACGGTTGAGCCCCAATATGTCGATAGTGTGTCTGGCAAAGATGCGGACGCCTTAGGGGTTTATCGACAAGGCGAAGATGTGATGCTGTGTCAACTCCAATTTAGAGAGGGGCGGTTAACGGCTTCTCAAAGCTTTAATTTCACTAAAATTGCAGAAGATGATGCAGAGTTATTGACTTCTTTCATGCTTCAGCACTACCAGGATAAAGACTTTCTACCACATGAAATTTTGCTTCCCATTGAAATAGAGGATGAAGCCTCCTTAACAGAGCTTTTATCGGAGAATCGAGCAAGAAAAACACAGATCTATTCTCCCAAGCGTGGAAGTAAGAGCGTCTTAATTGAAATGGCTCAAGCAAATGCGGAAGCTTCTTTCAAAAAAGAAAAGGATGAGCAAACCTTGCGCGAGAATATCCTCCTCGCTATGCAAGAGCAATTTCATCTAACAAATTATCCCAAAAAAATTGAGTGCATTGATAACTCCCATATTGCGGGCACAGAACACGTTTCTACAGTGATCGCTTTTTCGGAAGGAAAAAAGGATCCAAAAAATTATCGGACTTATAAGCTTAAACAAGTGGGGCCTGCGGATGACTATGGAGCGATGCGAGAAGTCCTTTCGCGCCGTTATGGAAAAGCTAAAGATGAAAATACTCTGCCCGATTTGTTGATTGTGGATGGCGGAAAAGGGCATTTAAATCTTGCTCTCAAAGTATTGGCTGAATTGGACATTGTTTCTGTTAACGTGATTGGGATTGCAAAGGAGCAAGGGCGCCATGATAGGGGATTGACTTCGGAGCAAGTTTTCTTGCCAAATGTAAAAGATCCTTTAATTCTCAAAGTCACTTCCCCTGTTCTTTTTATGGTGCAGCAAATCCGCGATGAAGCCCACCGATTTGTGATTAAGTTTCACCGCAAGCGGATGCAAAAACGGACCATTAAGAGTGCGCTTGATGATGTTCCGGGTATAGGGCCGACAAAAAAAAGAGCGCTCTTGAAGCATTTTGGAAGCGTAAAAAAAATGAAGGAAGCTTCCGATGAGGAGTTCAAAAAAGTTAAAGGAATTACCCCTCATAATATTGAGCAGCTTCGCCAGTTTTTAAAAATGGAAACTAAGCATGGCGATGACGCTCAATAA
- the rlmN gene encoding 23S rRNA (adenine(2503)-C(2))-methyltransferase RlmN, producing MHQFFEMTEEELKSLLISLEQKPFHAKQLMDWVYGKGIMEWGEMTNMSSELKKLLQSHISLSHLQLVHVKPSADLETYKFLWRLKDNKLVESVLICSRDRRTVCVSSQVGCPAKCAFCASGKQGFFRNLRPHEIVEQVFLINRWLKEKGERVSHVVYMGMGEPLKNYDSVVKSIRLLSNPDLLNLSQRRITVSTVGIVEGIKRLSREGLKVSLVLSLHAPNQHIRQKIIPYARKYPLEAIMEAMEEYAELTKRDITFEYTLIAGINDHPDHAFELTHLLHGKNQFSVNLIPYNPVPGLRLRRPDKKAIKQFRAVLFGAKIVNTCRYTKGEDIAAACGQLALQELEKEKIA from the coding sequence ATGCATCAGTTTTTTGAAATGACAGAGGAAGAACTCAAAAGTTTATTGATTTCTCTCGAACAAAAACCGTTTCACGCCAAACAATTAATGGATTGGGTTTATGGCAAGGGGATTATGGAGTGGGGGGAAATGACCAATATGAGCTCTGAGCTAAAAAAGCTCCTTCAGTCGCATATTTCACTCTCTCATTTACAGCTGGTGCACGTCAAACCTTCCGCAGATTTAGAAACCTATAAATTTTTATGGCGCTTAAAAGATAACAAACTGGTCGAGTCAGTGCTAATTTGCTCCCGAGATAGGCGAACGGTGTGCGTGTCTTCGCAAGTGGGATGCCCTGCAAAATGTGCCTTTTGTGCGTCCGGAAAACAAGGCTTTTTCCGAAATTTACGTCCGCATGAAATTGTCGAACAAGTTTTTTTAATTAATCGATGGCTCAAAGAAAAAGGGGAGCGGGTCTCCCATGTCGTTTATATGGGAATGGGTGAACCGCTCAAAAATTACGACTCTGTGGTTAAATCTATTCGCTTATTGAGCAATCCGGATCTTTTGAATCTTTCTCAAAGACGTATTACCGTTTCAACAGTGGGAATTGTGGAAGGAATTAAACGTCTTAGTCGAGAGGGGCTTAAAGTAAGCTTGGTGTTGTCCTTACATGCCCCTAATCAGCATATTCGGCAAAAAATTATTCCTTATGCCCGAAAATATCCATTAGAAGCTATTATGGAGGCGATGGAGGAATATGCAGAGCTTACCAAGCGGGATATTACTTTTGAATATACTTTGATTGCTGGCATCAATGACCATCCCGATCACGCCTTTGAGTTAACCCATCTTCTGCACGGAAAAAATCAATTCAGCGTAAATCTTATCCCTTATAACCCGGTTCCTGGGCTGCGATTGCGCAGGCCCGATAAAAAAGCTATTAAACAATTCCGCGCCGTCCTTTTTGGAGCAAAAATTGTCAATACTTGCCGATATACAAAAGGGGAAGATATTGCGGCTGCCTGTGGCCAGCTTGCTTTGCAAGAGCTTGAAAAAGAAAAAATTGCTTAA
- a CDS encoding HEAT repeat domain-containing protein, translating into MDINASFLLKADRVSDYIPAISTITNLIDLFQKCVVLPFKQKINVSKSHYYAYLKQKSFSRCVVLLLPVIGNILVAIYDFAKSRPHYAGATPVDAQPVPHSTLKYSESISPPKPIRKGIAIDIEASSVAEQSSLGEPDCCEHSLKHDLQTKLVLNTPRASAKNIYLGQNAQLHVHSIVQCKTEPPLSQAELDPQNLVSSLRHYYLSQKTISIFRIKAQQEWELKIPLEEIYVRLGMIENKERKTRDQASNEHSNYIRDERVPTYETIFEPKQEIELEKLFEHESLQKENAKKIYLQGSAGSGKSTLCHYISYRWAKGELWQGIFACLFWIPLRNLTLRKYPEDKDYTPADLIAREYKGKIDRRVIDFCLKDPAFREKTLLVLDGYDELSADAQGNNSLATAFEELKELFPHILITSRPGSCFFKRSCDLELLGFDKEGIDRYIDKFFTQVKAEEKKEKLRHLLKSSSQVLSLARIPMLLILLCCLFHEDPKFFDSKHPITMTAIYERMINRMYQGLLLRRIGQGESKQTKEHILIEENLRQNSKVDKIATAFEGMAYFAMEKGTLYLNKREIGRFSRDNKISPNELTDCGLLRIPEAEEKWYFIHLTFQEFLTASKVANQYLKGERQACRNFVRQYKFEPRYGLVLRMIAGYLSHATSSDRGCEDALQSFFDDLFAAPQDLAVSSELTLIAECFEECENPTLVKQYNGFVELVKDYVKHLCLLNLDFERLLRNKKLFNHPEIVHTLKELLSDPRTRKDVLETLLRFVRTGLSLALEIVGLIAEELKSAKKYSDAREYIASSIAASILEEIAKQGGELSQEAITVLFQLLGEIHYPANGSVASALEAIAKRGSKLSEKVLATLIQAFKEGKSRIKGEAASTLGKIAKQRGALSKKALGALIQALKEDDSWTKVYTTRALEAIAIRGGELPKETLDALIQALKENNGLAKYSVANAIQAIAEQGVEIPKEALDVLIQALKEDDGEAKNSAANVIKAIAKQGGELPKEVLAALTQAFKEGDRATKIYVADAIQAIAKQGGALPKEALAALTQALEEGDNRTKAYVAIALEAIAQQGDELPKEALNALIQALKEDNSTTRFYAANAIIAIGKQRGELSKEVLIILTQALKEGDRETKYSAARVLGAIAKQGAGIPKEVLDALIQALKEGNSTAKICVAEVIQAIAKQGVEIPKEALDALIQALQEKDNQTKASATRVLREMAKQGGKLQREVLAALIQAFKEGNSITSFCAAFALGEMANQRGEFSKEALDALIQALKESDGETKCSAAKVLIEMAEQGGELFKEALTALIQSLKEGDRETKCSAIFFLKEMAGQGAGIPKEVLDAVIQALKEGDIEIKSSACDVLIKIAKQRGELSKEVPAVLSQAFKEGDEETKGCVADVLEEIVTQGGELPEEVLAAFIQALKEGDEETKGRVARILEAIATQGGKLSKEVQAALLQALKEGNSMTKDYAADALGAIAEQGGGELPKEVLAALLQALKEDDMRANFYVVAALKKFDKDALLKMSIEAFPLIIEACFLAKYSFSVKDRRLQISDNRAAYSCKDKLMMLSYKEIRKQLPPQLAIWRKRLDSLSPAEIS; encoded by the coding sequence ATGGACATAAATGCTAGCTTTTTATTAAAAGCAGACCGCGTGTCTGACTATATCCCCGCAATCAGTACAATCACTAACTTGATTGATTTATTCCAAAAATGCGTAGTGCTTCCCTTCAAGCAAAAAATAAATGTTTCCAAAAGCCATTATTACGCCTATTTAAAGCAAAAAAGCTTTTCTCGCTGTGTTGTACTGCTACTACCTGTGATAGGAAACATTCTTGTCGCAATCTATGATTTTGCTAAAAGTAGGCCCCATTATGCAGGCGCCACGCCTGTAGATGCTCAGCCGGTTCCTCATTCTACTCTAAAGTATTCTGAAAGTATCAGCCCCCCTAAACCTATCAGGAAAGGGATCGCTATAGACATAGAAGCAAGTAGCGTAGCAGAACAATCCTCTCTTGGAGAGCCTGATTGCTGTGAACACAGCCTGAAACACGATTTACAAACCAAACTTGTGCTTAACACCCCCCGTGCTAGCGCTAAAAATATCTATTTAGGGCAGAACGCTCAACTGCATGTGCATTCTATTGTCCAATGTAAGACAGAGCCTCCCTTATCTCAGGCAGAACTAGATCCACAAAATCTCGTTAGCTCTCTTCGACACTATTACCTTTCTCAAAAAACTATTTCCATTTTTAGAATTAAGGCGCAGCAAGAGTGGGAACTTAAGATACCTTTAGAAGAAATTTATGTGCGTTTAGGGATGATTGAAAATAAAGAAAGAAAAACACGCGATCAAGCCTCGAATGAGCATTCTAATTACATTCGAGATGAGCGTGTCCCGACTTATGAAACCATCTTCGAGCCTAAGCAGGAGATTGAACTTGAAAAGCTTTTTGAACACGAAAGCCTTCAAAAAGAAAATGCTAAAAAAATTTACCTCCAAGGTTCTGCTGGAAGCGGTAAGAGTACTCTATGCCACTATATTAGCTACCGTTGGGCAAAAGGAGAGCTTTGGCAAGGCATCTTTGCCTGCCTCTTTTGGATTCCCTTAAGAAATCTGACCTTAAGGAAATATCCCGAGGATAAAGATTATACGCCAGCTGATCTGATTGCGAGAGAATATAAAGGCAAAATCGACCGCAGGGTCATCGACTTTTGTCTAAAAGATCCTGCCTTTCGAGAAAAAACTTTGCTTGTCTTAGACGGCTATGATGAGCTTTCAGCAGATGCCCAAGGTAACAATAGCCTTGCTACAGCTTTTGAGGAGCTAAAAGAACTATTTCCCCATATTTTAATCACTTCAAGGCCTGGGAGCTGTTTTTTTAAGCGCTCTTGTGATCTGGAGCTTCTAGGCTTTGATAAAGAAGGAATCGATCGTTATATTGATAAATTTTTCACCCAAGTCAAAGCCGAAGAGAAAAAAGAAAAACTTCGCCATCTTTTAAAGAGTTCTTCCCAAGTTTTAAGTCTTGCCCGCATTCCTATGCTCTTAATTTTACTGTGCTGCCTCTTTCATGAGGACCCAAAATTTTTTGATTCTAAGCATCCCATTACGATGACTGCCATTTATGAACGGATGATTAACCGAATGTATCAGGGACTTCTTTTACGAAGAATTGGCCAAGGAGAATCGAAACAAACTAAAGAGCACATTTTAATAGAAGAAAACCTGCGCCAAAATTCAAAAGTTGATAAAATTGCCACCGCTTTTGAAGGAATGGCCTATTTTGCCATGGAAAAAGGCACCCTTTATTTGAACAAGCGAGAGATCGGTCGCTTTAGTAGAGATAATAAAATCTCACCCAATGAGCTTACTGATTGTGGGCTTCTGCGCATCCCCGAAGCGGAGGAAAAATGGTATTTTATACACTTAACCTTCCAAGAGTTTTTAACTGCTTCAAAAGTTGCCAATCAATATCTTAAAGGAGAAAGGCAAGCATGCCGAAATTTTGTACGGCAATATAAGTTTGAGCCTCGCTATGGCCTAGTCTTGCGCATGATTGCTGGCTATCTTTCTCACGCTACTTCAAGCGACCGAGGCTGTGAGGATGCACTGCAGTCTTTTTTTGACGATCTTTTTGCTGCCCCGCAAGACTTAGCTGTCAGTAGCGAGCTTACTTTGATTGCAGAGTGCTTTGAAGAGTGCGAAAATCCGACGCTGGTGAAGCAGTACAATGGTTTTGTCGAGCTTGTAAAAGACTATGTTAAGCATCTCTGTTTGCTAAATTTAGACTTCGAAAGATTGCTCAGGAATAAAAAACTTTTTAACCATCCCGAAATCGTGCATACTCTCAAAGAACTGTTATCTGATCCACGGACAAGAAAAGATGTTTTAGAAACCTTACTACGCTTTGTGAGAACAGGGCTAAGCCTAGCTTTAGAAATAGTAGGATTGATTGCAGAGGAACTTAAGAGCGCTAAAAAATATTCTGATGCTAGAGAGTATATTGCCTCTTCTATTGCTGCCTCTATTTTAGAAGAAATAGCAAAGCAAGGAGGAGAGCTTTCGCAAGAAGCGATAACCGTCCTTTTTCAGCTCCTCGGAGAAATCCACTATCCTGCTAACGGTTCTGTTGCTAGTGCCTTAGAAGCAATAGCAAAACGAGGAAGTAAACTTTCTGAAAAAGTGCTAGCCACTCTCATCCAAGCTTTCAAAGAAGGCAAGAGCAGGATTAAAGGTGAGGCTGCTAGTACCCTAGGAAAAATAGCAAAACAAAGAGGTGCGCTTTCGAAGAAAGCATTAGGCGCTCTCATCCAAGCTCTTAAAGAAGACGATAGTTGGACTAAAGTTTACACTACTCGTGCCCTAGAGGCAATAGCAATACGAGGAGGTGAACTTCCGAAAGAAACGTTAGACGCTCTTATCCAAGCTCTCAAAGAAAATAATGGCCTGGCTAAATATTCTGTTGCTAATGCTATACAAGCAATAGCAGAACAAGGGGTTGAGATTCCGAAAGAAGCGCTAGACGTTCTTATCCAAGCTCTCAAAGAAGATGATGGAGAGGCTAAAAATTCTGCTGCTAATGTCATAAAAGCAATAGCAAAACAAGGAGGTGAACTTCCGAAAGAAGTGCTAGCTGCTCTCACCCAAGCTTTTAAAGAAGGCGATAGAGCGACTAAAATTTATGTTGCTGATGCCATACAAGCAATAGCAAAACAAGGGGGTGCACTTCCGAAAGAAGCGCTAGCTGCTCTCACCCAAGCTCTTGAAGAAGGTGATAATCGAACTAAAGCTTATGTTGCTATTGCTCTAGAAGCTATAGCACAACAAGGAGATGAGCTTCCGAAAGAAGCGCTAAACGCTCTTATCCAAGCTCTCAAAGAAGACAATAGTACAACTAGATTTTATGCTGCTAATGCCATAATAGCAATAGGAAAACAAAGAGGAGAGCTTTCGAAAGAGGTATTAATCATTCTTACCCAAGCTCTCAAAGAAGGCGATAGAGAGACCAAATATTCTGCGGCTAGGGTTCTAGGGGCAATAGCAAAACAAGGAGCTGGGATTCCGAAAGAAGTGCTGGACGCTCTCATCCAAGCTCTCAAAGAAGGTAATAGCACGGCTAAAATTTGTGTGGCTGAGGTCATACAAGCAATAGCAAAACAAGGAGTTGAGATTCCGAAAGAAGCGCTAGACGCTCTTATCCAAGCTCTCCAAGAAAAAGATAATCAGACTAAAGCCTCTGCCACCAGAGTCTTAAGAGAAATGGCAAAACAAGGAGGTAAACTTCAGAGAGAAGTGCTAGCCGCTCTCATCCAAGCTTTCAAAGAAGGTAATAGTATAACTAGCTTTTGTGCTGCTTTTGCCCTAGGAGAAATGGCAAATCAAAGAGGTGAGTTCTCGAAAGAAGCATTAGACGCTCTCATTCAAGCTCTCAAAGAAAGTGATGGAGAGACTAAATGTTCTGCAGCTAAGGTCCTAATAGAAATGGCAGAGCAAGGAGGTGAGCTTTTTAAAGAAGCGCTAACCGCTCTCATTCAATCCCTTAAAGAGGGCGACAGAGAGACTAAATGTTCTGCTATCTTTTTTCTAAAAGAAATGGCAGGCCAAGGAGCTGGGATTCCGAAAGAAGTGCTAGATGCTGTCATCCAAGCTCTCAAAGAAGGCGATATAGAGATTAAGTCTTCTGCTTGTGATGTCCTAATAAAGATAGCAAAACAAAGAGGAGAGCTTTCGAAAGAAGTGCCAGCTGTCCTTAGCCAAGCTTTCAAAGAAGGTGATGAAGAGACTAAAGGTTGTGTTGCTGATGTCCTAGAAGAAATAGTAACACAAGGAGGAGAGCTTCCAGAAGAAGTTCTAGCTGCTTTCATCCAAGCTCTTAAAGAAGGTGATGAAGAGACTAAAGGCCGTGTTGCTAGGATTTTAGAAGCAATAGCGACACAAGGAGGAAAGCTTTCCAAAGAAGTACAGGCCGCTCTTCTCCAAGCTCTCAAAGAAGGCAATAGTATGACTAAGGATTATGCTGCTGATGCCCTAGGAGCAATAGCAGAACAAGGCGGTGGTGAGCTTCCGAAAGAAGTACTGGCCGCTCTTCTCCAAGCTCTCAAAGAAGATGATATGCGAGCTAATTTTTATGTCGTCGCTGCCCTAAAAAAGTTTGATAAAGATGCATTATTAAAAATGAGTATAGAGGCATTTCCTCTAATTATTGAGGCTTGCTTCCTTGCTAAATATAGCTTTTCAGTTAAAGATCGACGACTTCAAATTTCTGATAATAGGGCAGCTTATTCCTGTAAAGATAAATTAATGATGCTGAGTTACAAAGAAATAAGGAAACAACTGCCTCCACAGCTAGCTATATGGCGGAAGCGGCTAGATAGTCTTAGCCCAGCTGAGATTTCTTAA